The following are encoded in a window of Mycolicibacterium tusciae JS617 genomic DNA:
- a CDS encoding TnsA-like heteromeric transposase endonuclease subunit: protein MTDTTRVLLRLNESVRNEAMSPEVASWPAERALPIRQFFSWPGKRNYEGSWWSSTTRAHVEFESLLERDYLLAADVDVRVVAIAAQPLALLWPHNTKGQRDHVPDFFVRLSNGDGRLIDVRHPDRVEKGAAQFAMTRAACNEIGWQYEIFTGLPGERSQNLRWLAGYRQDRHAPDNDTAVAIRTCFAKPAALQTGLRRASTSTGRPLNILTANVLHLLWRQQLSADLGIPLSMNSEIWS, encoded by the coding sequence ATGACGGACACGACACGGGTTCTGTTGCGGTTGAACGAGTCTGTGCGTAACGAGGCGATGTCGCCCGAGGTGGCGTCGTGGCCGGCTGAGCGTGCGTTGCCGATTCGGCAATTCTTCTCCTGGCCAGGCAAGCGCAACTACGAGGGATCGTGGTGGTCGAGCACCACCCGTGCACACGTGGAGTTCGAGTCACTGTTGGAGCGTGACTATCTACTGGCGGCTGACGTGGATGTTCGAGTCGTCGCAATTGCCGCGCAGCCGCTGGCGCTGCTGTGGCCCCACAACACCAAGGGTCAGCGTGATCATGTCCCCGACTTCTTCGTCCGGTTGAGCAACGGGGACGGCCGGCTCATAGATGTCCGCCATCCAGACCGTGTCGAGAAGGGTGCAGCGCAGTTCGCGATGACGCGCGCGGCTTGCAACGAAATCGGCTGGCAGTATGAGATATTCACCGGTCTGCCTGGTGAACGATCGCAGAACCTGCGTTGGCTTGCCGGGTATCGCCAAGACCGTCATGCCCCCGACAATGACACCGCCGTAGCGATCCGGACGTGCTTCGCCAAGCCGGCGGCACTGCAGACGGGCCTGCGTCGCGCCAGCACTTCGACGGGCCGACCGCTGAACATCCTCACGGCGAACGTTCTTCATCTGTTGTGGCGACAGCAGTTGTCCGCCGATCTGGGCATCCCGCTGTCGATGAACAGCGAGATCTGGTCATGA
- a CDS encoding ATP-binding protein encodes MAVPDSLSAWREFVNRRTIEPEHLPMKQIGALSPGEKEHYDQARFAWLGADVVLETPDTDMLTRQTRVLIARNTAKTATARRGLAISGSAGRGKSTAALLIGRRHEKSMRTKLGRDDDGFAPVVYTVVPPGTTPKMMMLAFANFLGLLAPGKATAQDLTEQIVGVMRSLSVSLVLVDEVHNLKTNHQAGSEAASALKVFSERLDATFIYAGIDLLQADLFAGHMGRQLKGRMALYQMRTYGYGTQAQRDTWAELVLGIEALLPLGRHAAGSLDNEMTYLYDRTGGSIGSLRALLSDAAIAAILGGEEQIGRRLLDMTSTDYAAEEFGNRTPAGDPSTPMPLKKAE; translated from the coding sequence GTGGCCGTACCCGATTCCCTGTCGGCGTGGCGAGAATTCGTGAACCGCCGCACCATCGAACCCGAGCATCTCCCGATGAAGCAGATCGGTGCCCTCTCCCCCGGCGAGAAGGAGCACTACGACCAGGCGCGTTTCGCCTGGCTAGGCGCCGACGTCGTCCTGGAAACCCCCGACACCGACATGCTGACCCGCCAGACCCGGGTGCTGATCGCGAGGAACACCGCCAAGACAGCAACGGCGCGCCGGGGTTTGGCAATCTCGGGGTCGGCCGGGCGCGGCAAGTCCACCGCGGCACTGCTGATCGGCAGGCGACACGAGAAGTCGATGCGCACCAAACTCGGCCGCGACGACGACGGGTTCGCCCCGGTCGTCTACACCGTCGTCCCGCCGGGCACCACCCCGAAGATGATGATGCTGGCGTTCGCGAACTTCCTCGGCCTGCTGGCACCGGGCAAGGCCACCGCCCAAGACCTCACCGAACAGATCGTGGGCGTCATGCGCAGCCTTTCGGTGTCACTGGTGCTCGTCGACGAGGTGCACAACCTCAAGACCAACCACCAAGCGGGCAGCGAGGCGGCGTCCGCGCTCAAGGTGTTCTCCGAACGCCTCGACGCCACCTTCATCTACGCCGGGATCGATCTGCTGCAGGCCGATCTGTTCGCCGGACACATGGGCCGCCAACTCAAAGGTCGGATGGCGCTCTACCAGATGCGCACCTATGGCTACGGCACCCAGGCCCAACGCGACACCTGGGCGGAACTGGTGCTCGGGATCGAAGCGCTCCTGCCCCTCGGGCGCCACGCTGCCGGATCGCTGGACAACGAGATGACATATCTCTACGACCGCACCGGCGGATCCATCGGATCGCTGCGGGCGTTGCTCAGCGACGCCGCCATCGCGGCGATCCTCGGCGGCGAGGAACAAATCGGGCGCCGATTGCTCGACATGACGTCGACCGACTATGCCGCCGAGGAGTTCGGGAACAGGACACCCGCCGGTGACCCCTCGACCCCGATGCCGTTGAAGAAGGCCGAATGA
- a CDS encoding FAD-dependent oxidoreductase, translating to MSAYEPSAVETQDVAEVGDVSPVETSAQVESCDVCIVGAGLAGINALFVASRYLSRDQKVILVDRRERVGGMWVDTYPYVRLHQPHPMFTAGNIKWTLGQKPSYLATKGEVLGHFEHCLNEIKRRVRVDEFFGWTLESHDETGGMVRITCRSAAGQVRVVEAKRLIKAVGLRVEPNEPLEFSSARVQSVSPDYCDMRGGDIGASDTPVWVVGGGKTGMDTAHALITEYPGREVNLVAGSGTMFASRDRFYPSGARRWWGGTRLNKVASEMSRRYDGTNETEVAKWFRAKYGTWLTPETGNFLLGVLSESENKTIAAGLNDVIMDHVVDAVDRNGATELVFRSGATKSIQPGSWVVNCTGYLVRRDQDHDYEPYVSRSGAVVSIQPRSATLHLTSFMGYFMTHLLFLDKIHDLPLYELDMQDLRAKSQTALPYAMFSLAQHNLSLISDSVPTKVFLDCGLDLERWYPLPRRLVGTTQFLLTHRREREHQRKTLDTVRERFDVRCGPLLDASR from the coding sequence ATGTCCGCATATGAACCGTCGGCTGTCGAAACGCAGGACGTCGCGGAGGTCGGCGACGTCTCGCCAGTCGAGACGTCGGCACAGGTAGAGAGCTGTGACGTTTGCATCGTGGGAGCCGGCCTTGCCGGGATCAATGCCCTCTTCGTCGCCAGCCGCTACCTATCTCGCGATCAGAAGGTCATCCTGGTCGACCGCCGGGAACGCGTCGGCGGCATGTGGGTCGACACGTACCCGTACGTGCGACTGCACCAGCCACATCCCATGTTCACCGCCGGCAACATCAAGTGGACTCTGGGCCAGAAACCCTCCTACTTGGCGACCAAGGGCGAGGTGCTTGGGCACTTTGAACACTGCCTCAACGAGATCAAGCGGCGGGTGCGGGTCGACGAGTTCTTCGGGTGGACGCTGGAATCCCACGATGAAACCGGCGGGATGGTGCGGATTACCTGCAGATCCGCTGCGGGCCAGGTTCGGGTGGTTGAGGCGAAACGATTGATCAAGGCCGTTGGTCTGCGAGTTGAGCCCAACGAACCGCTCGAGTTCTCCAGCGCGCGTGTCCAGTCGGTGTCTCCGGACTACTGCGATATGCGCGGCGGCGACATCGGGGCGAGCGACACACCGGTCTGGGTGGTCGGCGGTGGAAAGACCGGAATGGACACTGCGCATGCCTTGATAACGGAATACCCCGGCCGCGAGGTGAATCTTGTGGCTGGTTCAGGCACCATGTTCGCCAGCCGCGACCGCTTCTACCCCTCGGGTGCCAGGCGATGGTGGGGTGGCACCAGACTCAACAAGGTGGCCTCGGAAATGAGTCGCCGTTACGACGGAACCAACGAGACAGAGGTCGCAAAGTGGTTCCGCGCCAAATATGGGACGTGGTTAACCCCCGAGACGGGCAACTTCCTGCTGGGCGTGCTCTCCGAGTCGGAGAACAAGACGATCGCTGCCGGCCTGAACGACGTGATTATGGATCACGTCGTGGACGCCGTCGATCGCAACGGCGCTACGGAACTGGTGTTCCGCAGCGGGGCCACCAAGTCGATCCAACCGGGCAGCTGGGTTGTGAATTGCACCGGATACCTCGTTCGCCGCGATCAGGATCACGACTACGAGCCTTATGTCTCCCGCAGCGGTGCAGTTGTCTCGATACAACCGCGTTCTGCGACACTGCACTTGACGTCGTTCATGGGCTACTTCATGACGCACCTACTCTTTTTGGACAAGATCCATGACCTTCCGCTGTACGAACTCGACATGCAGGACCTGCGGGCAAAGTCGCAAACCGCACTTCCGTACGCGATGTTTTCCCTCGCCCAGCACAACCTCAGCCTGATCTCCGACAGCGTTCCGACCAAGGTGTTCCTTGACTGCGGACTTGACCTCGAACGCTGGTACCCCTTGCCACGCCGCTTGGTGGGTACGACGCAGTTCCTGCTCACCCACCGCCGCGAACGGGAGCACCAGCGTAAAACCCTGGACACTGTGCGAGAACGGTTCGACGTTCGCTGCGGCCCGCTGTTAGATGCCTCTCGCTGA
- a CDS encoding SIR2 family protein — MTISRADLVETYGQAILSGNAAAFIGAGLSLAAGYPDWGGLLTPIQSRCNIPNHPDLPLVAEYITQDAANGGRPALESHILTTFLSVAPVPTPSHLYLKNLAIKEIWTTNYDRVIETAIPDAVVVAGDSEIHNIASQRRAIIKMHGSIAANGTWEQPPVITRSDYERYESEYPRTWTVLRSSYMSRTMLFLGFSFSDPNVEILLRLARTLGTATGDRHIAVMKASSGGTADERRQHQLRVSDLEKSGITVCQIAGHEEVPEILAELVLRTRPEHLFVAGSAGIAGATAAEEDAVLEPWCSAMATTMVDEPDWRISSLGGRAGWLTTRDVAKTRRKEGTYDPSKLLIHFRGKNEPPVVPDDRVGTSIYSDLTREQLVPSVLDSCRALIAICGGSRTAQEITWALERNVAVIPLAASGGATHTYWDANKAAPPNIGSRATDGGTWELLNDADPNVAARAVKKLLDQAMYK; from the coding sequence GTGACCATCAGTCGGGCGGACCTGGTAGAGACCTACGGGCAAGCCATCCTGTCGGGAAACGCCGCCGCGTTCATTGGTGCCGGCTTGTCTTTGGCCGCAGGCTATCCTGATTGGGGTGGGCTGCTAACTCCAATTCAGTCGCGCTGCAATATTCCGAACCACCCAGACCTCCCCCTGGTCGCCGAGTACATCACTCAGGATGCAGCTAACGGCGGTCGCCCCGCGTTGGAAAGCCATATCCTCACAACATTTCTGTCCGTCGCACCGGTTCCAACGCCAAGCCATCTTTATCTGAAAAATCTTGCAATCAAGGAGATCTGGACCACCAACTACGACAGGGTGATCGAGACAGCTATCCCAGATGCGGTCGTCGTTGCAGGTGACAGCGAGATTCACAACATCGCTTCCCAACGCCGTGCCATCATCAAAATGCATGGCAGTATCGCAGCTAACGGAACGTGGGAGCAGCCGCCGGTCATCACACGATCGGACTACGAACGCTACGAATCGGAATATCCACGCACCTGGACAGTGCTGCGATCGTCCTACATGAGCCGCACCATGTTGTTCCTCGGCTTCAGTTTCAGTGATCCTAATGTCGAGATTTTGCTTCGCCTCGCACGCACACTGGGCACCGCAACCGGAGACCGTCACATCGCCGTCATGAAGGCATCGTCCGGTGGCACCGCCGATGAGCGGCGTCAGCACCAGCTGAGGGTCAGCGACCTGGAGAAAAGCGGCATCACGGTGTGCCAGATCGCCGGACACGAAGAGGTGCCCGAGATCCTCGCCGAACTGGTACTGCGCACCCGGCCGGAGCATCTTTTCGTCGCCGGCAGCGCGGGCATCGCAGGAGCAACGGCCGCCGAAGAGGACGCCGTCCTTGAACCCTGGTGCTCAGCGATGGCCACGACCATGGTCGACGAGCCGGATTGGAGGATCTCAAGCCTGGGCGGGCGCGCAGGCTGGCTCACCACTCGCGACGTTGCAAAGACCCGGCGCAAAGAAGGAACCTACGATCCCAGCAAACTGCTCATTCACTTTCGCGGCAAGAATGAACCACCCGTCGTACCCGACGATCGCGTGGGAACGTCGATCTACTCCGACCTCACCCGCGAGCAGCTGGTCCCATCCGTTTTGGACAGCTGCCGCGCCCTGATCGCCATCTGCGGAGGATCTCGCACAGCCCAGGAGATCACCTGGGCGCTTGAGCGCAACGTCGCAGTCATCCCGCTCGCCGCGTCAGGCGGCGCCACACACACATACTGGGATGCCAACAAGGCCGCACCGCCGAACATCGGAAGCCGAGCCACCGATGGCGGGACGTGGGAACTCCTCAACGATGCCGATCCCAACGTCGCCGCGCGAGCAGTAAAAAAGCTCCTTGACCAGGCAATGTACAAATGA
- a CDS encoding Fic/DOC family protein: MLNFVEAQLSAVRIYEQVLENRTGAFDFAHYCDIHRHTFGDIYDWAGTPRTVPDGPMTKKHADVVNFLINDPNAPIIEYRYRPGPQVRDSAEYVFARLQADDALTGLPPEQFIPRLGTYWGAIDSIHPFREGNSRTETVFFHSLCRNAGYDLGAGRLYERRAEFIAARFLGHATGDRYRRLTALLADTVQVRPSRELTARETNWVEGLYQSAEQNADLLRRVQQQSRREEGPSLEL, translated from the coding sequence ATGCTGAACTTCGTGGAAGCTCAGCTATCGGCGGTGCGCATCTACGAACAGGTTCTCGAGAACCGAACCGGTGCCTTCGATTTCGCACACTACTGCGATATCCACCGGCACACCTTCGGCGACATCTACGACTGGGCCGGCACTCCGCGCACGGTTCCCGACGGCCCGATGACCAAGAAGCATGCCGATGTCGTCAACTTCCTCATCAACGATCCCAACGCGCCCATCATCGAATACCGATACCGGCCGGGTCCGCAGGTCCGCGACAGCGCAGAATATGTCTTCGCGCGACTCCAAGCTGACGACGCCCTAACAGGGCTGCCCCCGGAACAGTTCATTCCGCGGCTCGGAACCTATTGGGGTGCAATTGATTCCATACACCCGTTCCGTGAAGGCAACTCAAGGACGGAGACCGTGTTCTTCCACTCGCTGTGCCGTAACGCCGGCTACGACCTGGGCGCGGGCCGACTGTATGAGCGGCGTGCAGAGTTCATCGCCGCGCGTTTTCTTGGGCACGCAACTGGCGATCGCTACAGGCGGCTCACGGCCCTGCTGGCCGACACTGTGCAAGTGCGCCCATCGCGTGAGCTCACCGCCCGCGAGACAAATTGGGTGGAGGGTTTGTATCAGAGCGCCGAGCAGAATGCCGATCTGTTACGGCGAGTCCAGCAACAGTCCAGACGTGAAGAGGGGCCTAGCCTCGAATTATGA
- a CDS encoding serine/threonine-protein kinase: MTAADRGAAAEQPPEDVQRTTPDISASSPPTHIANYRVERVLANGGMGAVYLVQSPTLPRREALKLPRADLSHDAHIRTRFLHEADITAELEHPNIVRLFDRGETETGQLWITMEYLAGTNAEMALRDGTMTPARALHIITEVARALDYAHSRGVVHQDIKPSNFLLGQTQPGGSERVVLSDFGAALTSQNTELAAGGPMAATLAYSAPEVITGEPVDGRADVYSLGCTLYRLLSGVHPYNAAQGVPATVKAHLDVAPPRLSDRLSWASPQLDTVISKALAKRPADRYRTAGAFAAAAVDAVKLGSRGSSTIEARTSVTRRVESPPPTRHADRDDNGSAADFINLLPHTRPVGSHRRRLVVASSLAAAIALVAAVWVVGSSSKSPPSVAPTTTPTRVSAPPGEALDRLRRILPAGYTARTCKPQSSAAAAGVITCGRNSDSGGPGTATYTLTSSPAALRAALNQVIQTTTVVICPGNIQSPVLCPTGVSKTFREVRRRGWGQWS, encoded by the coding sequence ATGACTGCGGCCGATCGCGGCGCAGCCGCCGAACAGCCTCCCGAAGACGTCCAGAGGACGACGCCCGACATCTCGGCGTCATCACCGCCAACTCACATCGCGAACTACCGGGTCGAGCGGGTCCTGGCCAACGGCGGGATGGGTGCGGTGTACCTCGTGCAGAGTCCGACCCTGCCCCGCCGCGAAGCCCTCAAGCTGCCACGGGCAGACCTGTCACACGACGCCCACATACGTACTCGGTTCCTCCACGAAGCCGACATCACAGCCGAGCTTGAACATCCCAATATCGTGCGCCTGTTCGACCGCGGTGAGACCGAAACAGGACAGCTCTGGATCACCATGGAGTACCTCGCGGGAACCAACGCGGAAATGGCGCTGCGCGACGGGACAATGACGCCGGCGCGCGCACTGCACATCATCACCGAAGTGGCCCGGGCCCTGGACTACGCCCATTCCCGCGGCGTCGTGCACCAGGACATCAAGCCATCGAACTTTCTGCTCGGTCAGACACAACCGGGTGGTTCCGAACGCGTCGTGCTCAGCGACTTCGGCGCGGCACTGACTTCACAAAACACCGAACTTGCCGCGGGCGGCCCCATGGCCGCGACCCTGGCCTACAGCGCGCCCGAGGTCATCACCGGTGAACCCGTTGACGGACGTGCCGACGTCTACTCTCTGGGATGCACCCTGTATCGGCTGCTGTCCGGGGTACACCCCTACAACGCCGCCCAAGGGGTCCCTGCGACCGTGAAAGCCCACCTCGACGTCGCCCCGCCCCGACTCTCCGATCGGCTGTCGTGGGCTTCCCCTCAGCTCGACACCGTCATCTCCAAAGCACTGGCCAAACGCCCCGCTGACCGGTACCGCACCGCCGGGGCCTTCGCTGCCGCAGCAGTCGATGCCGTCAAACTCGGAAGCCGTGGCTCGTCGACCATCGAGGCGCGCACGTCAGTCACCCGTCGCGTTGAATCGCCACCCCCAACAAGGCACGCAGACCGCGACGATAACGGCAGCGCAGCTGATTTCATCAACCTTCTCCCCCACACCCGACCCGTCGGCTCGCACCGACGCAGGTTGGTCGTGGCCAGCTCCCTCGCCGCGGCGATCGCCCTCGTCGCGGCGGTATGGGTCGTCGGCAGCAGCTCCAAATCCCCGCCAAGCGTCGCGCCCACGACGACACCTACCCGAGTCAGCGCCCCGCCCGGCGAGGCGCTCGACCGGCTCAGGCGAATACTGCCGGCCGGTTACACCGCGAGAACCTGCAAACCACAATCGTCCGCCGCGGCCGCCGGCGTGATCACCTGCGGACGAAACTCCGACTCCGGCGGACCCGGCACTGCCACCTACACCCTGACCAGCTCCCCCGCCGCGCTGCGCGCCGCACTAAATCAGGTAATCCAGACGACGACGGTCGTGATTTGCCCAGGAAACATCCAGTCACCCGTTCTCTGCCCGACAGGCGTGTCGAAGACGTTTAGAGAGGTGCGGCGGCGAGGATGGGGGCAATGGTCGTGA
- a CDS encoding DNA processing protein DprA: protein MEQDYVRQAAIVMASLELLPAQPSDLTGILRDPDQFHALVDLNAQTYETELVGYLRENLDTARIEHWHKQLDRLIVNEVALPVLAADMPGMPGYPARLAKCWDAPPILFANNVIREDQASVAIIGSRAAKQDTLDATHALAADLAVGGVAIVSGLAMGVDAAAHEGALAVNGYTIAVLGTGITRVYPEQNTELAHRIRANGTLVSQFAPYAPRTRTSFLRRNHVIAGLSDISIVMTGQSRSGSRHEIEQAMGYGRTVLMWEPALAAEKWARQLANSGRAAFISDSHEVRAALDRVGP, encoded by the coding sequence ATGGAGCAGGACTACGTCAGGCAGGCCGCCATCGTGATGGCCTCACTTGAGCTTCTGCCCGCGCAGCCCAGCGACTTGACGGGCATTCTCCGCGACCCGGACCAGTTTCATGCCCTTGTCGACCTCAACGCGCAAACCTATGAAACTGAACTCGTCGGCTACCTACGTGAAAACCTCGACACCGCACGAATCGAGCACTGGCACAAGCAACTCGACAGACTGATCGTCAACGAAGTGGCATTGCCGGTGCTCGCGGCCGACATGCCAGGAATGCCTGGATACCCGGCGCGACTTGCGAAATGCTGGGATGCGCCCCCGATTCTTTTCGCCAACAACGTAATTCGTGAAGATCAGGCATCAGTGGCGATCATCGGCAGTCGCGCGGCCAAACAGGACACGCTCGATGCAACCCACGCGCTGGCGGCTGATCTCGCCGTGGGCGGAGTTGCGATCGTGTCCGGGCTGGCCATGGGGGTCGACGCCGCGGCGCACGAGGGCGCCCTGGCGGTCAACGGATACACAATCGCTGTACTCGGCACCGGCATTACGCGGGTATATCCCGAGCAGAACACCGAGCTTGCGCACCGCATCCGCGCCAACGGCACTCTCGTGTCACAGTTCGCCCCTTACGCCCCCAGAACCAGAACATCATTTTTGCGCCGCAACCACGTGATCGCGGGCCTCAGCGATATCAGCATCGTCATGACTGGGCAATCTCGCAGCGGCAGCCGCCATGAGATCGAGCAAGCAATGGGATACGGACGCACCGTGTTGATGTGGGAGCCGGCTCTAGCTGCAGAAAAGTGGGCGCGCCAACTTGCGAACAGCGGCCGCGCCGCATTCATCTCTGACTCCCATGAGGTCCGGGCCGCTCTGGATAGGGTCGGCCCCTGA
- a CDS encoding antitoxin VbhA family protein, translating to MTDPTSAAAQEAAAVTEAALALAGHELDPFTRDVTDKMGRGELTGDEAAEAIIAHFAGSSQPV from the coding sequence ATGACGGATCCAACGAGCGCAGCGGCGCAGGAAGCCGCGGCGGTCACTGAGGCCGCACTGGCGCTTGCCGGCCACGAGTTGGACCCATTCACCCGCGACGTCACCGACAAGATGGGCCGCGGCGAACTCACCGGCGATGAGGCAGCCGAGGCGATCATCGCCCACTTTGCGGGCAGCTCGCAGCCTGTGTAG
- a CDS encoding Mu transposase C-terminal domain-containing protein, translating into MRSVRLFDCLHYDGHAWQVVAQEGQQLALKNLQTNRIRRVGVAELLGDDSYLPDAPDRLPRLDSAAVLETLDPQTRERVVFLHRHVAEVLTGTSPASDGDDDDPDAAVGRPQYAVSHPLQDRISAKVAELAAAGTPVAFRSLERYITAYRADGIAGLVDGRRTRQASQTGRMDPALVSLLEHAIGGQTNLSTGTRSRLLMQVRLEATHLGLPMPSRATLYRALDNLARAKHPFGNATTRRTQANRPDRTWGQQSPSRPGELVEVDSTPLDLMVIYPNGSTGRADLTVALDIATRTPCSAILRPVATKSVDAAVLLARALTPLPMQPGWPASLSFSRSILPAGMIPGDDEVGARIAAKPVIVPESITIDRGKVYVGSTFLNACERLQISVTKAAPRTPTDKPHIERVFAAINSGFTQYLAGYVGPNVVNRGSSPQAEAYWTLADVQNLLDLWIVAVWQNKPHPGLRHPAMPKKDLSPNEAYAALATVAPTINVALDRDDYIGLLPVAYRSIQGYGINFEGLHYDSADLHPYRGVKSGLPLPAGGRWEIRYDPYRLQSIFVRDHTRGVWIEAEWSLAKRTLAPFSLDVLRAARTAVARRSDTVAGVDVVAEINRIQTGGAATTKERKAATRDSVNTPVVPAQTVVADPAATIEPTPSGVPTADPPQTRSPKRRAARRIDDEDEE; encoded by the coding sequence ATGAGGTCGGTGCGGCTATTCGACTGTCTGCATTACGACGGTCACGCTTGGCAAGTCGTAGCCCAGGAGGGGCAGCAGTTGGCGCTGAAGAACCTCCAGACCAACCGGATCCGCCGCGTCGGGGTTGCCGAGCTACTTGGTGACGACAGTTACCTCCCGGACGCTCCCGACCGGCTGCCCCGGCTGGACTCGGCTGCGGTGCTGGAAACGCTGGACCCCCAGACGCGTGAGCGGGTGGTGTTCCTGCATCGCCACGTCGCGGAGGTGCTGACCGGAACCTCACCCGCCAGCGATGGTGACGACGACGACCCTGACGCGGCGGTGGGCCGTCCGCAGTACGCGGTGAGTCATCCGCTCCAAGATCGGATCAGCGCCAAGGTCGCCGAGTTGGCGGCGGCCGGAACCCCAGTGGCGTTTCGCAGCCTCGAGCGGTACATCACTGCCTACCGCGCCGACGGCATCGCCGGCTTGGTCGACGGCCGCCGCACCAGGCAGGCGTCGCAAACCGGGCGGATGGATCCAGCACTGGTGTCGTTGCTGGAGCACGCCATCGGCGGGCAGACGAACCTGTCCACTGGTACCCGGTCGCGGCTGCTCATGCAGGTCCGCCTTGAGGCCACCCACCTGGGGCTGCCCATGCCCTCGCGCGCCACCCTCTACCGCGCGCTCGACAACCTCGCACGTGCCAAGCACCCCTTTGGCAACGCCACGACGAGACGCACCCAAGCCAACCGGCCGGATCGCACCTGGGGTCAGCAATCCCCCTCTCGGCCTGGTGAACTCGTCGAAGTCGACAGCACGCCGCTGGATCTGATGGTCATCTACCCGAACGGCTCGACGGGGCGGGCCGACCTCACAGTGGCCCTCGACATCGCCACCCGGACCCCGTGTTCGGCGATCCTGCGGCCGGTGGCGACCAAGAGCGTCGATGCCGCGGTGCTGCTGGCCCGGGCGCTGACTCCGCTTCCCATGCAACCCGGCTGGCCGGCGTCGCTGAGCTTCTCCCGGTCGATTCTTCCGGCCGGGATGATTCCTGGTGACGACGAGGTCGGTGCCCGCATCGCCGCCAAGCCGGTGATCGTGCCGGAATCGATCACCATCGACCGCGGCAAGGTCTACGTCGGATCGACGTTCCTGAATGCTTGCGAGCGCCTGCAGATCAGCGTCACCAAGGCCGCGCCACGCACCCCGACCGACAAGCCGCACATCGAGCGGGTGTTCGCCGCGATCAACAGTGGTTTCACCCAGTACCTGGCGGGATATGTCGGGCCCAACGTGGTCAACCGCGGCAGCTCGCCGCAGGCCGAGGCGTACTGGACGTTGGCCGACGTTCAGAACCTGCTGGACCTGTGGATCGTGGCGGTCTGGCAGAACAAGCCCCACCCCGGGCTGCGCCATCCGGCGATGCCGAAGAAAGACCTCTCCCCCAACGAAGCCTATGCAGCCCTGGCCACGGTCGCCCCGACGATCAACGTCGCGCTGGATCGCGACGATTACATCGGCCTGCTACCGGTGGCCTACCGCAGCATCCAGGGCTACGGCATCAACTTCGAAGGCCTGCACTACGACAGCGCCGACCTGCACCCGTACCGGGGAGTCAAGAGCGGACTGCCGCTACCCGCGGGTGGCCGGTGGGAAATCCGATACGACCCCTACCGGCTGCAGTCGATCTTCGTCCGCGACCACACCCGAGGAGTGTGGATCGAGGCCGAATGGTCGCTGGCTAAGCGGACATTGGCTCCGTTCTCCCTCGATGTCCTGCGCGCCGCCCGCACCGCCGTAGCGCGCCGCAGCGACACCGTTGCCGGGGTCGACGTGGTCGCCGAGATCAACCGCATCCAAACCGGCGGCGCCGCGACGACCAAGGAGAGGAAGGCCGCCACCCGCGACAGCGTGAACACCCCGGTGGTACCCGCACAGACCGTCGTCGCCGACCCTGCCGCCACCATCGAGCCGACCCCCAGCGGTGTGCCGACTGCGGACCCACCACAAACCCGCTCCCCCAAGCGGCGAGCTGCCCGACGCATCGACGACGAGGACGAGGAGTAA